From a single Oceanispirochaeta sp. M1 genomic region:
- a CDS encoding GyrI-like domain-containing protein, with protein MKQEWRKSEKNIYLPKSMPELTDIPEYRFLTITGEGRPGSDHFSECISVLYSLSYALKMTLKKITQKPEDYSDYTVYPLEGIWDLKEEAKRNYTGQLDKDDLVYKLMIRQPDFINEDFFNEILKITMKKKPHHLLERVAYERITDGRCVQMLHIGSYDSETASFNVMEDFAENHNMKRISKDHREIYLSDFRKIPVEKLKTVLRFKVQNKQVL; from the coding sequence ATGAAACAGGAATGGAGAAAAAGCGAAAAAAATATATACCTTCCAAAAAGTATGCCTGAATTGACTGATATTCCTGAATACAGGTTCCTGACGATTACAGGCGAAGGACGACCCGGCAGTGATCATTTTTCAGAGTGCATTTCTGTTCTGTATTCACTTTCATATGCATTGAAGATGACACTAAAAAAAATTACGCAGAAGCCTGAGGATTACAGTGACTATACAGTTTATCCTCTGGAGGGAATCTGGGATCTTAAGGAGGAGGCAAAAAGAAATTATACCGGTCAGCTGGATAAGGATGATCTGGTCTATAAATTAATGATCCGACAGCCTGATTTTATAAATGAAGACTTCTTCAATGAGATACTCAAGATCACCATGAAGAAGAAACCCCATCATCTGCTGGAGAGAGTCGCATATGAAAGAATAACAGACGGAAGATGTGTCCAGATGCTGCATATCGGCAGTTATGACAGTGAAACCGCCAGTTTCAATGTGATGGAAGATTTTGCAGAAAATCACAATATGAAGAGAATCTCAAAAGATCATAGAGAAATATATCTGAGTGATTTCAGGAAAATTCCGGTAGAGAAGCTCAAAACTGTTTTACGGTTCAAGGTTCAGAATAAACAAGTCTTATAA
- a CDS encoding GyrI-like domain-containing protein: MEIKEVQIRKTVMIRTITPVSNISDVMGEAFTELGAYMEKNSIAFAGPPYARYYNMDMEALDVEMGFPVASESVGTGRIKVGELPAGKIASAVHVGPYDKLEETYIKLMEFVKEKGLEAEEWMYEFYLNSPMEVKPEELQTEICYPLK; this comes from the coding sequence ATGGAAATTAAAGAAGTTCAGATCAGAAAGACAGTTATGATTCGTACAATTACACCGGTAAGCAACATTTCGGATGTGATGGGCGAGGCATTTACCGAGTTGGGGGCCTATATGGAGAAAAATAGTATAGCTTTTGCCGGCCCTCCCTATGCAAGGTACTACAATATGGATATGGAGGCTCTGGATGTGGAGATGGGCTTTCCTGTTGCATCGGAATCTGTGGGTACGGGCAGGATTAAAGTCGGTGAACTTCCTGCCGGAAAAATTGCATCAGCAGTTCATGTCGGCCCCTATGATAAACTGGAAGAGACATATATCAAGCTGATGGAGTTTGTAAAAGAGAAGGGGCTGGAAGCAGAGGAGTGGATGTACGAGTTTTATCTCAACTCTCCCATGGAAGTGAAGCCTGAGGAACTGCAGACGGAAATCTGTTACCCTCTGAAATAA
- a CDS encoding YafY family protein — protein sequence MKIDRLLSIIVYLLNHELVSARILAERFGVTVRTIQRDLESIELAGIPVISVLGPNGGYGIMENFKIDRQLVSVEDLYYIITSLQSVSDTLTDDKMDGTLEKIKNLLPARDTDFLSERNGKLSIDFSMLGGDPRHQESFKIIKDAVDSERLLQFTYTNNKLETSFRTVEPLTIAFKWRAWYLFAWCRDKEGYRLFRTSRMRNPEIQPIHIKRKELQFEEYLLNQNQSSNTKMVDLLLNFDPYIISLVEEFYTKENCNIEADGSLTVKTKMPADGWMYGFLLSYGEYVTVLKPPSVRDALKEMAEKIRKKY from the coding sequence GTGAAAATTGACCGCCTTCTATCCATAATTGTTTATCTCCTGAATCATGAACTTGTCAGTGCCAGGATTCTGGCCGAGCGTTTTGGAGTGACCGTCAGGACTATCCAGCGGGACCTGGAGTCCATAGAACTGGCTGGCATTCCTGTCATCTCTGTCCTGGGACCCAATGGCGGTTACGGTATTATGGAGAATTTCAAAATTGACCGGCAGCTGGTCTCTGTTGAGGATCTTTATTACATCATCACCTCCCTGCAGTCTGTGTCGGATACTCTGACAGATGATAAAATGGACGGTACCCTGGAGAAGATTAAAAATCTTCTTCCGGCCCGGGATACCGATTTTTTAAGTGAGAGGAATGGGAAACTGTCTATAGACTTTTCAATGCTGGGAGGTGACCCGAGACATCAGGAATCCTTCAAGATCATCAAGGACGCTGTAGATTCGGAAAGGCTTCTTCAATTTACTTATACCAATAACAAGCTTGAAACTTCATTCAGGACTGTAGAACCCCTCACCATAGCTTTTAAATGGAGAGCCTGGTACCTTTTTGCCTGGTGCCGGGATAAAGAGGGTTATCGCCTCTTCCGGACATCCCGTATGCGGAATCCCGAGATCCAGCCCATTCATATAAAAAGAAAAGAACTTCAATTTGAGGAATATCTCCTTAATCAAAATCAGAGTAGCAATACCAAAATGGTAGATCTTTTACTGAACTTTGATCCATATATTATTTCTCTGGTGGAAGAATTTTATACTAAGGAAAACTGTAATATTGAAGCCGACGGCAGTCTGACTGTGAAGACAAAGATGCCTGCAGACGGTTGGATGTACGGCTTCCTTTTATCCTATGGAGAGTATGTCACTGTCCTGAAACCTCCCTCTGTTCGGGACGCATTGAAAGAGATGGCAGAGAAAATCCGGAAAAAATACTGA